In Zingiber officinale cultivar Zhangliang chromosome 8B, Zo_v1.1, whole genome shotgun sequence, a single genomic region encodes these proteins:
- the LOC122015201 gene encoding wall-associated receptor kinase 1-like, translating into MAWGKVLLVLLALATTWGSPWRFSEASNGPQQIKTTPIEKGTFTLPSNCQTSCGDISIQYPFGIGDGCYLPGFGLTCFEQYDSSVPTQLFMGGDGTLEVTGINLYSGYVYFKLPVISMAVDQSFITVPLIDLQNYHNFNFWATNNVLFVSGCNVHASLVDLAKDNTIIANCSTICLDVGPDSSPIRREECSVPIRKGIRDRVFLGVRLTRLDQTNATAVSAYVSSSIGSSDFKLSWYMDDHSSCREAMSDMETYACISNNSGCYSAFSGEIRDVTVGYYCSCSGGNKGNPYLTDGCQGLTTANIYPAKNCTRKCASVDIPFPFGLDTESDCYRDSSFALVCNQTATPPVLQYQGKNVSEVDVESGELHLMEVRKSSQGLTLTERHSVHGWSIPYHSCEDAKMNKSLFACVSNHTTCLNINGSKGDQLGYRCQCEQGCAGNPYVLNGCKDVTTPKIYPAGDCTRKCGSVDIPFPFGLDNESDCYRDSLFALFCNQTTTPPVLLYQGINVSEVGVERGELSLIEMRNSSQGFTLIEGHYSWLIPNHSCEDAKRNKSILACVSERSTCYTVNGGNRGQLQLGYRCQCEQGYAGNPYVLNGCQDINECGNSTKYTCKGICANTEGSYNCTCEPGTFGDPKIGECIPHTKKRTIMLVLIIAASNVCLLLLCIMLVILSKKWKERMQKQIREKNFHQNHGLLLKQLISTSEHDAERTKLFALEEIEKATNNFHETRLVGRGGHGEVYKGILSDQRVVAVKKSTNLKKSEIDEFINEVAILSQINHRHIVKLFGCCLETEIPLLIYEFISNDTLSHHLHVPNGQSKLSWDDRLRIATEIACSLAYLHSDVSMSIFHRDVKSSNILLDDNLVAKVSDFGASRFIPLDQNYVHTVVQGTIGYLDPEYYQTSELTEKSDVYSFGVILLELLTGKAPIYSNEHGDEVNLSKQFLQAMRENHALDVVEDRVLKEGNKEELLEIMQMIEICLSLKGAERPTMKEVEYKLQGLRRIRMTKKRLPSFAEDNEATETNLSDAFDPSTELVDQRNQGTSTSYSSEKEMMYQRPYSPR; encoded by the exons ATGGCGTGGGGAAAAGTGTTACTGGTACTACTTGCACTCGCTACTACTTGGGGATCTCCTTGGCGTTTCTCCGAGGCTTCGAACGGGCCACAACAGATCAAAACGACGCCAATTGAAAAAGGAACTTTTACACTCCCATCCAACTGTCAAACAAGCTGTGGCGATATCAGCATCCAATACCCTTTCGGCATCGGCGATGGTTGCTACCTTCCCGGCTTCGGCCTTACCTGCTTCGAGCAATACGATAGCAGTGTGCCAACCCAGCTCTTCATGGGTGGCGATGGCACACTCGAGGTTACTGGTATAAATTTATATTCAGGGTACGTGTACTTCAAATTGCCGGTTATCTCAATGGCCGTCGACCAGAGTTTCATCACCGTCCCACTGATCGATCTGCAAAATTATCACAACTTCAACTTTTGGGCGACAAACAACGTTCTGTTTGTTTCTGGTTGCAATGTTCATGCTAGTCTAGTCGATCTCGCCAAGGATAACACAATCATAGCTAATTGCTCTACCATTTGTTTGGACGTCGGCCCAGATTCGTCGCCCATCCGGCGTGAAGAGTGTAGCGTTCCGATTAGGAAGGGAATTCGAGACCGTGTCTTCCTAGGAGTTCGTTTAACTCGACTTGACCAGACTAATGCCACTGCAGTCAGCGCCTACGTGAGTTCCTCGATCGGCAGTTCGGATTTTAAACTGTCTTGGTACATGGACGATCACTCTTCATGTAGAGAGGCCATGAGCGATATGGAGACCTATGCTTGCATAAGCAACAACAGCGGTTGCTACAGTGCTTTTTCTGGCGAGATCAGGGATGTCACCGTCGGATATTATTGTAGTTGTTCTGGTGGAAATAAAGGCAATCCGTACCTAACTGATGGCTGCCAAG GTTTAACAACAGCCAATATATATCCAgccaaaaattgtacaagaaaatGCGCAAGTGTGGATATACCATTTCCTTTTGGACTTGATACTGAATCGGATTGCTACAGAGACTCATCATTTGCACTAGTTTGCAACCAAACAGCGACCCCTCCCGTTCTCCAATATCAGGGCAAAAATGTGAGCGAGGTAGACGTGGAAAGTGGAGAACTGCACCTCATGGAAGTGAGAAAATCTTCACAAGGCCTTACTCTCACTGAAAGACATTCCGTACACGGTTGGTCAATCCCCTATCATTCCTGCGAGGATGCTAAAATGAATAAGTCGCTCTTCGCATGCGTGAGCAACCACACAACATGCCTCAACATAAACGGCAGCAAAGGAGATCAATTGGGATATCGTTGCCAGTGCGAGCAAGGTTGTGCAGGAAATCCGTACGTACTGAATGGATGCAAAG ACGTTACAACTCCGAAAATATATCCAGCCGGCGATTGTACAAGGAAATGCGGAAGTGTGGATATACCATTTCCTTTTGGACTCGATAATGAATCGGATTGCTACAGAGACTCATTATTTGCACTATTTTGCAACCAAACGACGACCCCTCCCGTTCTCCTGTATCAGGGCATAAATGTGAGCGAGGTAGGCGTGGAAAGGGGTGAACTGAGTCTCATAGAAATGAGAAATTCTTCACAAGGCTTCACTCTCATTGAAGGACATTACAGCTGGTTGATCCCTAATCATTCCTGCGAGGATGCTAAAAGGAATAAGTCTATCTTAGCATGCGTGAGTGAACGCAGCACATGCTACACCGTAAACGGCGGCAATAGAGGTCAATTGCAATTGGGATATCGTTGCCAGTGCGAGCAAGGTTATGCAGGAAACCCGTACGTACTGAATGGATGCCAAG ATATCAATGAGTGCGGCAATTCAACTAAATATACTTGCAAGGGGATTTGTGCCAATACAGAGGGCAGTTACAATTGCACGTGTGAACCAGGAACCTTTGGTGATCCAAAGATCGGAGAGTGCATCCCTCATACTAAGAAGAGAACCATTATGTTAG TTCTCATCATCGCTGCAAGCAATGTGTGCCTATTGCTCCTGTGCATAATGTTGGTCATCCTAAGTAAGAAAtggaaggaaagaatgcaaaagcaaataagagaaaagaactttcACCAGAATCATGGTTTATTGCTGAAACAACTGATCTCTACAAGCGAACATGATGCTGAGAGAACTAAATTATTTGCACTGGAAGAGATAGAAAAAGCAACAAACAATTTTCATGAAACTCGCTTGGTTGGTCGCGGAGGGCATGGAGAAGTTTACAAAGGAATTTTATCAGATCAACGAGTTGTTGCCGTAAAGAAATCCACAAATCTGAAAAAAAGTGAGATTGATGAATTCATAAACGAGGTAGCAATTCTTTCTCAAATTAATCATAGGCACATAGTGAAGCTTTTTGGATGTTGCCTAGAGACTGAAATCCCCTTACTGATCTATGAATTTATTTCAAATGACACCCTATCACACCATCTCCATGTTCCCAATGGACAATCTAAATTATCGTGGGATGATCGCTTGAGGATTGCTACAGAAATTGCGTGCTCACTTGCCTACTTGCACTCGGATGTTTCTATGTCTATTTTTCATAGAGATGTTAAATCATCAAATATTCTTCTAGACGATAATTTGGTTGCAAAAGTATCTGATTTTGGAGCTTCAAGATTTATTCCACTTGATCAAAATTATGTACACACTGTTGTACAAGGCACCATCGGATACTTGGATCCCGAGTATTATCAAACAAGTGAATTGACAGAAAAGAGCGACGTCTATAGTTTTGGAGTCATTCTCCTAGAACTTTTGACAGGAAAAGCTCCTATTTACTCAAACGAACATGGTGATGAGGTGAACCTATCAAAGCAGTTTCTTCAAGCAATGAGAGAAAACCATGCTCTTGATGTTGTAGAGGATCGTGTTTTGaaagaaggaaacaaagaagagCTTTTGGAAATAATGCAGATGATAGAAATATGTTTGAGCTTGAAGGGAGCGGAGAGACCTACGATGAAAGAAGTTGAGTACAAATTGCAAGGGCTGAGAAGGATCAGAATGACGAAAAAGAGGCTACCTTCTTTTGCAGAAGACAATGAAGCAACTGAGACAAACCTGAGTGATGCATTTGATCCTTCAACAGAATTGGTGGACCAAAGAAATCAAGGTACTTCTACTAGTTACAGCTCAGAGAAAGAGATGATGTACCAACGACCATACTCGCCTCGATGA
- the LOC122015655 gene encoding uncharacterized protein LOC122015655 — translation MAASSAALLLLPLPPTGCSAVRRASVRCGVGPTSSPAPRQGLGSRRQCLLFLALSSAALPFPARSADIPLFGIRNRIKKIEEEAEQIVEKGEKALQKGIESAEKGIVAAEKEIQAAEEGIVASSSLGVADNLLQAGAVAGAEALGVLVAVSVVNGILAAES, via the coding sequence ATGGCCGCCTCTTCCgcggctctccttctcctccCCCTTCCTCCCACTGGCTGCTCCGCCGTCCGACGCGCTTCCGTACGCTGCGGCGTCGGCCCCACCTCGTCTCCGGCGCCCCGGCAAGGTCTGGGAAGCAGAAGGCAGTGCCTCCTCTTCCTCGCCCTCTCCTCTGCCGCTCTCCCTTTCCCGGCTAGGTCAGCGGACATACCACTCTTCGGGATCAGGAACAGGATAAAGAAGATcgaggaggaggcagagcagatCGTGGAGAAAGGGGAGAAGGCCCTGCAGAAGGGCATCGAGTCGGCGGAAAAGGGCATCGTGGCGGCTGAGAAGGAGATCCAAGCGGCGGAGGAGGGGATAGTGGCGTCTTCCAGCCTCGGCGTCGCAGACAATCTTCTCCAGGCCGGCGCGGTCGCCGGAGCCGAGGCACTCGGGGTGCTCGTCGCGGTCTCCGTTGTCAACGGCATTCTCGCGGCGGAGAGCTGA
- the LOC122016252 gene encoding monothiol glutaredoxin-S11-like, whose product MSRGSERESERMGSGEGGVVKDVGSKAKLDEALRGAAPVVLYFWASWCEASKQMGQVFSHLAGDFPHALFFRVEAEEHPEISETYSVSAVPYFVFCKDSRSIDALEGANPTVLANKVAKHVGPASSVESASPVSLGTADPTILEAAKNMATQSISSKTEELNSGLSDGLRKRLQQLVESFPVFLFMKGSPEQPKCGFSQKVVNLLKDEGVEFRSFDILLDNEVREAMKKFSNWPTFPQLFCKGDLLGGYDIVVAMHESGELKDVFKDHGIPIISNETKIAKDSEGPIPEMRGGITESTGLHVEIVYRLQTLINSTPVMLFMKGKPEEPKCGFSHKVVEILLQEKVAFNSFDVLSDDEVRQGLKAFSNWSSYPQLYIGGELIGGSDIVLEMQKNGELKKVLAEKGVATNVTLEDRLKSLITSAPVMLFMKGTPDAPRCGFSSKVVNALREEEISFESFDILSNEEVRQGLKTYSNWPTYPQLYYKGELIGGCDIVLELQSSRELKSTLSE is encoded by the exons ATGTCTCGAGGGAGTGAGAGAGAGAGTGAGAGGATGGGCAGCGGCGAAGGCGGCGTGGTCAAGGACGTCGGGTCAAAGGCGAAGCTTGACGAGGCACTCCGTGGGGCGGCGCCGGTGGTCCTGTACTTCTGGGCGTCGTGGTGCGAAGCATCGAAGCAGATGGGTCAAGTTTTCAGCCATCTCGCCGGAGACTTCCCTCACGCTCTTTTCTTTAGG GTCGAAGCTGAAGAGCACCCAGAAATTTCTGAGACTTACTCTGTTTCAGCTGTGCCATATTTTGTATTCTGTAAG GATAGTAGAAGTATCGATGCACTTGAAGGTGCAAACCCAACTGTTTTAGCTAACAAGGTAGCAAAACATGTTGGACCTGCTAGTTCTGTAGAATCTGCTTCACCTGTAAGCCTAGGGACTGCTGACCCTACAATTCTGGAAGCTGCGAAAAACATGGCGACACAAAGTATCTCTTCCAAAACTGAAGAATTGAACTCTGGGCTCAGTGATGGATTGAGAAAGCGTCTGCAGCAGCTTGTTGAGTCATTCCCTGTATTCTTATTTATGAAAGGAAGTCCAGAGCAACCTAAGTGTGGATTCAGTCAAAAGGTGGTTAATCTATTGAAGGATGAGGGTGTTGAATTCAGAAGCTTTGACATCCTTTTGGACAATGAGGTACGTGAAGCAATGAAGAAGTTTTCCAATTGGCCTACTTTCCCTCAGCTCTTTTGCAAGGGTGATCTTCTTGGTGGGTATGATATTGTAGTTGCTATGCATGAAAGTGGCGAGTTAAAAGATGTGTTCAAGGACCATGGAATTCCTATCATCTCTAATGAAACCAAAATTGCAAAAGATTCAGAAGGTCCTATACCAGAAATGAGAGGCGGCATTACTGAATCCACAGGCCTTCACGTTGAAATAGTTTATCGGCTTCAAACTCTTATAAATTCCACCCCTGTGATGTTATTTATGAAAGGAAAACCAGAGGAACCTAAGTGTGGCTTCAGTCACAAGGTTGTTGAAATCCTTCTGCAAGAGAAGGTTGCTTTTAACAGTTTTGATGTTTTATCCGACGATGAAGTGAGGCAGGGTCTGAAAGCTTTTTCTAATTGGTCGAGCTATCCACAACTATATATAGGAGGTGAACTGATTGGAGGATCTGATATTGTGTTGGAGATGCAGAAGAATGGGGAGTTAAAGAAGGTTTTAGCTGAAAAGGGTGTGGCTACAAATGTTACACTTGAGGATAGGCTGAAAAGCTTGATCACCTCAGCACCAGTGATGCTTTTCATGAAGGGAACGCCTGATGCACCTCGTTGTGGTTTCAGCTCAAAAGTTGTTAATGCCCTTCGGGAAGAAGAAATCAGTTTTGAATCCTTTGATATCCTCTCTAATGAAGAAGTAAGACAGGGTTTGAAAACCTATTCTAACTGGCCAACCTATCCTCAGCTTTACTACAAGGGTGAGTTGATCGGAGGATGTGATATTGTGTTGGAATTGCAGAGCAGCAGAGAGCTCAAGTCGACTCTTTCTGAGTGA
- the LOC122016754 gene encoding membrane steroid-binding protein 1-like: MEAWETLKQAVETYTGLSPASFFTVLALAAAIYYTVAGFFETQPTAPQAHAREVVEREPLRPPVQLGEVTEEELRAYDGSDREKPLLMAIKSQIYDVSQSRMFYGPGGPYALFAGKDASRALAKMSFEPKDLTGDLSGLGPFELEALQDWENKFMSKYVKVGTVMKTVPVTVTEGSDAGASNVTEAAAPAIATENKGTPADDVAAGLDALSENQEAKEN, from the exons ATGGAGGCGTGGGAGACTTTGAAGCAGGCGGTGGAGACCTACACGGGCCTGTCGCCGGCGTCGTTCTTTACGGTACTGGCTTTGGCGGCGGCGATATACTATACTGTGGCGGGGTTCTTCGAGACACAGCCAACTGCCCCGCAGGCGCACGCGCGCGAGGTGGTGGAGCGGGAGCCGCTGCGGCCCCCGGTGCAGCTTGGGGAGGTCACCGAGGAGGAGCTCCGAGCCTACGATGGCTCCGATCGCGAGAAGCCGCTCCTGATGGCTATCAAGAGTCAGATCTACGACGTTTCGCAGAGCAG GATGTTTTATGGACCAGGTGGTCCGTACGCATTGTTTGCTGGTAAGGACGCCAGTAGAGCATTAGCAAAGATGTCATTTGAACCAAAGGATTTGACAGGCGATCTCTCTGGTCTTGGCCCCTTTGAGCTTGAAGCCCTCCAGGACTGGGAAAATAAGTTCATGAGCAAATATGTAAAAGTGGGTACGGTTATGAAGACAGTGCCTGTTACGGTGACCGAGGGGTCAGATGCTGGTGCTTCCAACGTGACAGAAGCTGCTGCTCCGGCCATTGCCACCGAGAATAAAGGCACTCCAGCAGATGATGTTGCAGCTGGCCTTGATGCTTTATCAGAGAACCAAGAAGCCAAAGAAAATTAA